The following proteins come from a genomic window of Diorhabda carinulata isolate Delta chromosome X, icDioCari1.1, whole genome shotgun sequence:
- the LOC130902792 gene encoding MAPK/MAK/MRK overlapping kinase-like: MNHFQSKYKVLEKIGEGSFSDVLKCENRITKICYAAKRLKNTYKSESNIKTCAELVAAQKIPSHPNIVNMLEYHYDTFTGKVTFIFELMDMSMYDYLKSKRRGLSEARVKSYLYQMLKGLEHLHKNGLFHRDIKPENVLIKFPSILYAPLSQTSCEEIIKLGDLGSVRGIFSSPPYTEYISTRWYRSPECLLTVGNYGPKMDVWATGCVFYEMLTLRPLFPGSNEIDQLYKIHNVLGSPNTQLLTRLKSRSRNFISFPKVKGTGFYKLLPYITRNGRNILSLMVEYDWDKRINVKRLLRHCYFDDVRETFVKNNIWNETIGDVSPSKEKLIKKNQLKREHYSEEIRVSSNQLYIEEPPKMKKSPMSQRSKNSSKSSDSSDVNDIPFYNKKQCQTNHLDYRITSLPLVNYKMIRTSESKIPIAKKRYRGEAGRYLKTSNNLNHIKKHDVTDIYQKQFESRSFYIPRRHDFRQTDEEQRKFKRLYCVRNNT; the protein is encoded by the coding sequence ATGAACCATTTCCAGTCTAAATATAAAGTGCTCGAAAAAATAGGGGAGGGATCATTTTCCGACGTACTGAAATGCGAAAACAGAATAACGAAAATCTGTTACGCGGCAAAGAGACTGAAGAACACTTACAAATCCGAATCGAATATAAAAACATGCGCAGAATTAGTGGCGGCGCAAAAGATACCGAGTCATCCGAATATAGTAAATATGTTGGAATACCATTACGACACGTTTACCGGTAAGGTGACGTTCATTTTCGAATTGATGGATATGAGTATGTACGATTATTTGAAAAGCAAAAGGAGAGGTTTATCCGAAGCACGCGTCAAATCTTATTTGTATCAAATGTTAAAAGGATTAGAACATTTACATAAAAACGGACTTTTTCATCGAGATATAAAACCGGAAAACGTCCTAATCAAATTTCCTTCGATACTATACGCTCCGCTATCCCAAACTAGCTGCGAGGAAATAATCAAATTAGGCGACCTCGGTTCCGTCAGAGGTATATTCAGTTCTCCCCCTTACACCGAATATATATCGACAAGATGGTACAGATCCCCGGAATGTCTCCTAACTGTGGGTAATTACGGTCCTAAAATGGACGTATGGGCAACCGGATGCGTTTTTTACGAAATGCTAACATTAAGACCTCTATTTCCTGGTAGTAACGAAATTGATCAATTGTATAAAATACACAACGTACTAGGTTCACCTAATACGCAACTTTTAACACGATTAAAATCTCGATCGAGAAACTTCATCTCTTTTCCAAAAGTAAAAGGCACGGGATTTTATAAATTGCTTCCATATATAACCAGAAACGGTAGGAATATCTTGAGTTTAATGGTGGAATACGATTGGGATAAGCGCATAAACGTCAAAAGACTTTTAAGACATTGTTACTTCGACGACGTTAGAGAAACtttcgttaaaaataacatATGGAACGAAACAATAGGAGACGTGTCTCcttccaaagaaaaattaataaaaaagaatcaaCTAAAACGGGAACATTACAGCGAAGAAATTCGAGTTAGTTCGAATCAATTGTACATCGAAGAACctccaaaaatgaaaaaaagtccGATGAGTCAACGATCGAAAAACAGCAGCAAAAGTTCCGATAGCAGCGACGTCAACGACATAcctttttacaacaaaaaacaatgCCAAACGAATCATTTAGATTACAGAATAACCTCACTACCTTTGGTCAATTACAAAATGATAAGAACGTCAGAAAGTAAAATTCCTATTGCGAAAAAAAGATATAGAGGTGAAGCCGGAAGGTATTTGAAAACTAGCAATAATCTAAATCATATTAAGAAGCACGACGTTACCGACATCTATCAGAAACAATTCGAATCGAGATCGTTTTATATACCGAGACGTCACGATTTCAGGCAAACGGACgaagaacaaagaaaatttaaacgATTGTATTGCGTTAGAAATAATACTTGA